The genomic segment TCCGTGGCGATGAGGAGCGGTTTCCCTTCGAGCCTCCCCACCATGTCCAGATTGATCATCCCGGCGGTTCTCTTCACGAGAGGATCATCCCGCCCGATCCACGCCTTCGACCCGAGCGCCCCCTTCTCCTCGGCGGAGAAGGCGACGAAGAGGACCGGCCCCTTCCAGGGATTCTCCTCCGCAAAGAGGCGCGCCGTCTCGATCAGCACCGCCACGCCGGAGGCGTCGTCGTCCGCGCCCGGATAGAGGACGCCGTTCTTCCTACCCAGATGATCGTGGTGCGCGCCGATGAGGAGAACGGGACCGTCCTTCTCCGGGTCGACGACCCCCGCCACGTTCCGGCACCACGCGGTGTCTCCGTTCTCCACGATACGAAAGTGATGGAACCACGACGATCCGCCTTCGCCCGCCGGTTCCAATCCCGCCTCCTTGAAACGGGAAGCGACGTAGTCCGCCGAGCGCCACGCCCCGTCGGTCCCCGCCTCGCGCCCTTCGAAGAGGGGGGAGGAGAGGGCGCGGACGTGGGCGAAGATCTCCTCCGCCGGATCAACTGAGGTCGCGGCGGCCGCCGCGGGGGCGGGAACGAGAAGAAAGGGAATCAAGAAAAGGGCGCGGGCGCGCATCGTCTTTCCTCCGAAGGGGTGGAGGGAGCGGGGCGGATATCTTTACTTCTTGAGCTTTCTTCCGAGACTTCTCTCCACCGATTCGATCTTTCCGGAGAGGCGGCCGGAGACGCCGACCCGATCGTCGATCTTGACGTGGGTGGAGACCCGATCCGTCCGGTCCCGCATGATCATGTGGCAGCGGCGGATCAGGTCGAAGATCTCTTCCGGCTCTCCCTCGACGATGGTCCCCATGGCGGTGAGGCGATAGTCGAGACCGCTCCGGTCGATTTCGTCCAGCACCGCCGCCACGTCTTCCGCGAGAGAGCCCGGCTTCCCGAGAGGGGAGACGGTGAACTCGGCGAGCATGGCTACTTCTCCTTCGCCCGTCCGGAGATCCCCTCCACGGCGCGGATCGCCGCTTCGGCGGCGGCGTCCACGTCCGCTTCGTCGCCGCTCATCTGCAGGCGCCCGAAGGCGCCGAAGGGCTGCACCTGCACCAACGTGACCCGGGCCGCCTTCTCCGCCTCGTTGGCGGCGAGGACGATGTAACCGGCCGGATCGGTCTCCATGATGAAGAGCGACTCTCCCGGGATGAGAAGCGAACCGTAGCGGGACCGGTTCACGCACTGGGCGTGCATCGGCTCCACCGCGCGGATGATCTGGTGGGACACCACCCGCGGCTTCAGACGCTGCTGCTCGTCGACGCCGAGGAAACCGAGGGCGGCCCGTCCCGCCTGCCGCACCTCCCCCTGGTCGCGGTGATGGACCTCCAGAAGCCCGAAGGCTCGCTCCACCACCTGAACGGCGGGTTGGACTCCGGTCGCCTTGAGGCAGACGTCGGTCAGTGTGTGGACCGGCATGCCCGGCGCCACCTCGATCCAGAGGCTGGCGTCGTCGCGGACGGGGGGGAAACCCCGCCCGGTGCATCCGGTGAAGGCCGCGAGCTGCGGCTGCAGGCTGTCGAGAAAGACGTATGTTCTGAGGTCGATCATGATCCCCTCCCGTTTCGGGTGCTCTGTTTGTAGCGGATCGGGGCGCTCCGGTCAAGGGGGGAGGGGACCCGGTTTCTTGACAACCGAATGGGGGCGTGTGAGGATCGCGATGATCCACCGGAGCGGCGGCGGCGAACCCGGATGCCCGCCACGCCTCTTCGGTGACGGCCTCCCCGGACCGGCCGGGGCGGCGGGGGTGTCTGAGCGCATCCGGAAGGCGGGGACCGCCGTGAAGATCACCGTCGTCGGCGCCGGGAACGTGGGGGCTACCGCGGCGCAGAGAATCGCCGAGAAGGAGCTTTCGAACCGCGTCGTCCTCGTGGACATCGTGGAGGGGATCCCTCAGGGGAAGGCGTTGGACCAGTGGGAATCGGCGCCGGTGGAGGGGTTCGACACGCGCGTGGTCGGCGTAAACGACTACGAGGAAACGGCCGGATCGGACATCGTGGTGATCACCGCCGGCGTACCCCGTAAGCCGGGCATGAGCCGGGACGACCTCCTCGCCACCAACACCAAGATCGTCCGCTCCGTGACGGAGGCGGCGGTCCGGCACTCCCCCGACGCGATTCTGGTGGTGGTCTCGAACCCGCTGGACGTGATGTGCGCCGTCGCCTTGAAGACGAGCGGTTTCGAATCCCGGCGAGTGATCGGGATGGCGGGAATCCTCGACACCGCCCGCTACCGCGCCTTCA from the Candidatus Eisenbacteria bacterium genome contains:
- a CDS encoding MTH1187 family thiamine-binding protein — translated: MLAEFTVSPLGKPGSLAEDVAAVLDEIDRSGLDYRLTAMGTIVEGEPEEIFDLIRRCHMIMRDRTDRVSTHVKIDDRVGVSGRLSGKIESVERSLGRKLKK
- a CDS encoding BMC domain-containing protein; protein product: MMIDLRTYVFLDSLQPQLAAFTGCTGRGFPPVRDDASLWIEVAPGMPVHTLTDVCLKATGVQPAVQVVERAFGLLEVHHRDQGEVRQAGRAALGFLGVDEQQRLKPRVVSHQIIRAVEPMHAQCVNRSRYGSLLIPGESLFIMETDPAGYIVLAANEAEKAARVTLVQVQPFGAFGRLQMSGDEADVDAAAEAAIRAVEGISGRAKEK
- the mdh gene encoding malate dehydrogenase; this encodes MIHRSGGGEPGCPPRLFGDGLPGPAGAAGVSERIRKAGTAVKITVVGAGNVGATAAQRIAEKELSNRVVLVDIVEGIPQGKALDQWESAPVEGFDTRVVGVNDYEETAGSDIVVITAGVPRKPGMSRDDLLATNTKIVRSVTEAAVRHSPDAILVVVSNPLDVMCAVALKTSGFESRRVIGMAGILDTARYRAFIAEELHVSVRDIQAMVLGGHGDSMVPLPRYTTIAGVPLADWMSADRIDAIIERTRNGGAEIVGHLKTGSAFYAPSAAVAEMVESMVRDKRRVLPCAAWLTGEYGIRDVYVGVPVILGAGGVEKIVEVPLTEEESALLRQSAEHVRTVTDKLSL